The Streptomyces achromogenes genome window below encodes:
- a CDS encoding anti-sigma factor has translation MSILGMFRREDLHSLAAPYALDALEGDERRRFDKHLKTCDRCSAEVRALTEDAVRLAWSTAAPPPAALRDRVLAAVQRTPQESSRAPAREHAPQLPPHVWGTQPPPKRSRAPRARRPLFVPFATATAAAALVVASLFAVQADRTRDELNAERAQAREIAHVLAAPDARASTGRDARGRSIGVIASAADGEAIVTLSGYGDLPTGQVHQLWLMRPDAQPRSLGLFAGDTPLVATGLDKAATSLAVTVEPDGGSPQPTTQPVVQLTLKSVGFGE, from the coding sequence ATGAGCATCCTCGGGATGTTCCGCCGGGAGGATCTTCACTCGCTGGCCGCCCCCTACGCGCTCGACGCCCTCGAAGGGGACGAGCGGCGCCGCTTCGACAAGCACCTGAAGACCTGCGACCGCTGCTCGGCCGAGGTGCGGGCGCTGACCGAGGACGCCGTACGGCTCGCCTGGTCGACCGCCGCCCCACCGCCGGCCGCGCTGCGCGACCGGGTGCTGGCCGCGGTGCAGAGAACCCCGCAGGAGTCCTCGCGCGCCCCTGCCCGGGAGCATGCGCCCCAACTGCCCCCGCACGTCTGGGGCACGCAGCCGCCGCCCAAACGCTCCCGAGCGCCCCGCGCGCGCCGCCCGCTGTTCGTGCCGTTCGCGACGGCCACCGCCGCCGCGGCCCTCGTCGTCGCCTCGCTGTTCGCCGTCCAGGCCGACCGGACCCGGGACGAGCTGAACGCCGAGCGCGCCCAGGCACGTGAGATCGCCCACGTTCTCGCAGCTCCCGACGCCCGGGCGAGCACCGGGCGGGACGCTCGGGGCCGCAGTATCGGAGTGATCGCTTCCGCTGCCGACGGAGAGGCGATCGTGACCTTGAGCGGATACGGCGATCTCCCGACCGGGCAGGTGCACCAGCTGTGGCTCATGCGCCCCGACGCGCAACCGCGCTCCCTGGGGCTCTTCGCCGGCGACACGCCCTTGGTCGCCACCGGTCTCGACAAGGCCGCGACGTCACTGGCTGTGACCGTCGAGCCCGACGGGGGGTCGCCGCAGCCCACTACACAGCCGGTTGTCCAACTCACCCTGAAATCGGTCGGATTCGGAGAGTGA
- a CDS encoding DUF72 domain-containing protein, protein MTLHVGTSGWQYKDWKDVLYPADVPVRRWLEEYAGHFATVEINNAFYRLPSRETFASWAERVPPDFTVAVKASRYLTHIKRLKDPEEPVYRLMTHAAGLGGRLGPVLLQLPPTLRADPALLDACLACFPPGARVAVEPRHASWWTPRVREVLRSRGAALCWADSRSRPVTPLWRTADWGYVRFHQGRAHPWPHYGRRALETWLDRIATTWPDDADVYTYFNNDPGGAAVADAALFGRTAARAGLAVTRTPRGLAARR, encoded by the coding sequence ATGACGCTGCACGTCGGCACGTCGGGCTGGCAGTACAAGGACTGGAAGGACGTCCTGTACCCGGCCGACGTGCCCGTACGGCGGTGGCTGGAGGAGTACGCCGGACACTTCGCCACCGTGGAGATCAACAACGCCTTCTACCGGCTCCCGTCCCGGGAGACCTTCGCGTCCTGGGCGGAGCGCGTCCCGCCGGACTTCACGGTCGCGGTGAAGGCGAGCCGCTATCTCACCCACATCAAGCGGCTGAAGGACCCGGAGGAGCCGGTGTACCGCCTGATGACCCACGCGGCGGGCCTCGGCGGCCGCCTCGGCCCCGTACTCCTCCAGCTGCCGCCGACCCTGCGGGCCGATCCCGCTCTGCTGGACGCCTGCCTGGCCTGCTTCCCGCCGGGCGCCCGGGTGGCGGTCGAACCCCGCCACGCGTCGTGGTGGACGCCGCGGGTGCGGGAGGTCCTGCGGTCCCGGGGCGCGGCCCTGTGCTGGGCCGACAGCCGCTCCCGTCCGGTGACGCCGTTGTGGCGGACCGCCGACTGGGGTTACGTCCGCTTCCACCAGGGGCGTGCCCACCCCTGGCCGCACTACGGCCGCCGGGCCCTGGAGACCTGGCTGGACCGCATCGCGACGACCTGGCCGGACGACGCCGACGTGTACACGTACTTCAACAACGATCCCGGCGGCGCGGCGGTGGCGGACGCGGCCCTGTTCGGGCGGACGGCGGCACGGGCGGGGCTGGCGGTGACGCGCACCCCGCGCGGGCTCGCCGCGCGCCGGTGA
- a CDS encoding DUF5925 domain-containing protein — translation MSALPHDALPIRLTVDDSDSPSDVVDALFLGRFATGEQPYSHAANIDRVRAGATLLPPQARVLRMARDEDRSATLAEGDGWTLLVSRWNRGADVTVTATTAELAAQVLDEATDGAADEPEPQPENVTMGFWYVSPRRGPHRTTRQISAGTWDEVRPNYTAPVAEAMDRLMATTPESIAGRLLLLHGPPGTGKTSALRTLARSWRDWCQVDCVLDPERLFSDVGYLMDIAIGEEDGAGKSRWRLLLLEDCDELIRGEAKHTAGQALSRLLNLTDGLLGQGRNVLVGVTTNEDLERLHPAVVRPGRCLARIEVGPLTRPEAVEWLGTEEGVGRDGATLAELYALRRGISPTALPEPRGVADAGLYL, via the coding sequence ATGTCCGCACTCCCACACGACGCACTGCCGATCCGGCTCACCGTCGACGACTCCGACTCCCCGTCCGACGTCGTCGACGCGCTGTTCCTCGGCCGCTTCGCGACGGGCGAGCAGCCGTACTCGCACGCGGCGAACATCGACCGCGTGCGCGCCGGCGCGACCCTGCTGCCGCCGCAGGCCCGGGTGCTGCGCATGGCCCGCGACGAGGACCGCAGCGCCACCCTGGCCGAGGGCGACGGCTGGACGCTGCTGGTCTCCCGCTGGAACCGCGGCGCCGACGTCACGGTCACCGCGACCACCGCCGAACTGGCCGCGCAGGTGCTGGACGAGGCCACGGACGGAGCGGCGGACGAACCCGAGCCCCAGCCCGAGAACGTGACCATGGGCTTCTGGTACGTCTCCCCGCGGCGCGGCCCGCACCGCACCACCCGCCAGATCTCCGCGGGCACATGGGACGAGGTGCGCCCCAACTACACGGCCCCCGTCGCCGAGGCGATGGACCGCCTGATGGCCACGACCCCGGAGAGCATCGCGGGCCGGCTGCTCCTGCTGCACGGCCCGCCCGGCACCGGAAAGACGTCCGCGCTGCGCACCCTGGCCCGCTCCTGGCGGGACTGGTGCCAGGTGGACTGCGTGCTGGACCCCGAGCGGCTGTTCTCGGACGTCGGCTATCTCATGGACATCGCGATCGGCGAGGAGGACGGCGCCGGCAAGAGCCGCTGGCGGCTGCTGCTCCTGGAGGACTGCGACGAACTGATCCGCGGCGAGGCCAAGCACACGGCGGGCCAGGCGCTGTCCCGGCTGCTGAACCTGACCGACGGCCTGCTCGGTCAGGGCCGCAACGTCCTGGTCGGCGTCACCACCAACGAGGACCTGGAGCGCCTGCACCCCGCCGTGGTCCGCCCCGGCCGCTGTCTGGCGCGTATCGAGGTGGGTCCGCTGACCCGCCCGGAGGCCGTGGAGTGGCTGGGCACGGAGGAGGGGGTGGGACGCGACGGCGCGACGCTCGCGGAGCTGTACGCGCTGCGCCGCGGCATCTCCCCCACCGCGCTGCCGGAACCGCGCGGGGTGGCGGACGCGGGACTCTACCTCTGA
- a CDS encoding sigma-70 family RNA polymerase sigma factor produces MEADELLVLVAGGDQKAFEQLYGLVSGPVFGLVRRVVRDPAQSEEVAQEVLLEAWRSAGRFDPSRGSALSWILTLAHRRAVDRVRSARAAVDREQREGRRYHDPAFDQVTEEVEAGLEREWVRRCLDRLTALQRQSVTLAYYDGYTYREVADRLSLPLGTVKTRMRDGLTRLRDCLGGAV; encoded by the coding sequence ATGGAGGCGGACGAGCTTCTGGTGCTCGTGGCGGGAGGCGACCAGAAGGCCTTCGAACAGCTCTACGGGCTGGTGTCCGGGCCGGTGTTCGGGCTCGTCCGGCGGGTCGTGCGGGACCCCGCGCAGTCGGAGGAGGTCGCCCAGGAGGTCCTTCTCGAGGCCTGGCGCTCCGCCGGCCGCTTCGACCCGAGCCGCGGCAGCGCCCTCTCCTGGATCCTCACCCTCGCGCACCGCCGCGCCGTCGACCGGGTGCGCAGCGCCCGCGCCGCCGTGGACCGCGAGCAACGTGAGGGACGCCGCTACCACGACCCCGCCTTCGACCAGGTGACGGAGGAGGTCGAGGCCGGACTGGAACGCGAGTGGGTGCGCCGCTGCCTCGACCGCCTGACGGCGCTTCAGCGGCAGTCCGTCACCCTCGCCTACTACGACGGCTACACGTACCGTGAGGTGGCCGACCGGTTGTCGTTGCCGCTCGGCACGGTCAAGACACGGATGCGCGACGGGCTCACGCGGCTGCGCGACTGCCTGGGAGGCGCCGTATGA
- a CDS encoding GNAT family N-acetyltransferase: MTVIVRDLHPGADADIEGFVRVRHAALPYVYFSRASVLHHLALTPAAAHYRALVAEEDGEVVGTAQVGLAHDSPEPGQGWLNVYVDPARARRGAGTLLVRAAEEHLAAHGATKLFAWVLDEPGHRAFAERHGYRASRSAHFLVLDLKHTELPPPQKPPAGVELRTAADFADDPRPLFTLDAETNSDEPGDIAIEFTDYEAWIAEYWKHPHLDRELTSVAVADGRPVAFSVAHTDGAARYGTGMTGTVRDHRGRGLAKLVKNDSLHRARAAGYTQAHTSNDSDNGPMLAVNRWFGYEIRATEVRYVRELG, translated from the coding sequence ATGACCGTCATCGTGCGCGATCTCCACCCCGGCGCAGACGCCGACATCGAGGGCTTCGTCCGCGTCCGGCACGCCGCGCTGCCGTACGTGTACTTCAGCCGGGCGTCCGTGCTCCACCACCTCGCCCTGACCCCGGCCGCCGCCCACTACCGCGCGCTGGTCGCCGAGGAGGACGGTGAGGTCGTCGGCACGGCCCAGGTCGGCCTCGCGCACGACAGCCCGGAGCCGGGCCAGGGCTGGCTCAACGTGTACGTGGACCCGGCCCGCGCCCGCCGCGGCGCGGGCACGCTGCTGGTGCGCGCCGCCGAGGAGCACCTGGCGGCGCACGGAGCGACCAAGCTGTTCGCCTGGGTGCTGGACGAGCCCGGCCACCGCGCCTTCGCCGAGCGGCACGGCTACCGGGCGAGCCGCTCCGCGCACTTCCTGGTGCTGGACCTGAAGCACACCGAGCTGCCGCCGCCGCAGAAGCCGCCGGCGGGCGTCGAACTGCGCACGGCGGCCGACTTCGCGGACGACCCCCGACCGTTGTTCACCCTCGACGCCGAAACGAACTCCGACGAACCGGGCGACATCGCCATCGAGTTCACGGACTACGAGGCGTGGATCGCCGAGTACTGGAAGCATCCCCACCTCGATCGGGAGCTGACATCGGTCGCCGTGGCCGACGGCCGTCCCGTCGCGTTCAGCGTGGCCCACACCGACGGCGCCGCTCGCTACGGCACCGGCATGACCGGCACCGTCCGCGACCACCGCGGCCGGGGCCTGGCCAAGCTCGTCAAGAACGACTCGCTGCACCGCGCACGCGCAGCCGGGTACACCCAGGCCCACACCAGCAACGACTCGGACAACGGGCCGATGCTCGCGGTCAACCGGTGGTTCGGGTACGAGATCCGCGCGACGGAGGTGCGGTATGTCCGCGAACTCGGCTGA
- a CDS encoding GntR family transcriptional regulator — MTLKIHIDESAAPYEQVRAQIAEQAHAGELPVGYRLPTVRGLAESLGLAANTVAKAYRALETDGVIETRGRNGTFVAAAGPAAEREAAAAAQAYAERVVRLGLSEEQGAAVVREALRAAYRA, encoded by the coding sequence GTGACCTTGAAGATCCACATCGATGAGAGTGCCGCGCCCTACGAGCAGGTGCGGGCGCAGATCGCCGAGCAGGCGCATGCGGGAGAGCTGCCCGTCGGGTACCGTCTGCCGACCGTGCGGGGCCTGGCCGAGTCCCTGGGCCTCGCCGCGAACACCGTCGCCAAGGCGTACCGGGCGCTGGAGACGGACGGGGTGATCGAGACCCGGGGGCGCAACGGCACCTTCGTCGCCGCCGCGGGACCGGCGGCGGAGCGTGAGGCCGCGGCCGCCGCCCAGGCCTACGCCGAACGGGTGGTGCGGCTGGGGCTCAGCGAGGAGCAGGGGGCGGCCGTCGTCCGGGAAGCCCTGCGGGCGGCCTACCGGGCGTGA
- a CDS encoding nickel transporter — MISRRLFASCAAVFTAGCALVLVPSAAASAHPLGNFTVNRYDGLVAAPGQLRVDHVEDLAEIPATQAKPDIERLGMDAWARERCATAAAGSRLTVDGRGVPLTAGASKAVVRPGQAGLDTLRVECRLTAPLPDGSTVAVAFHSEGASTGPGWREITARGDRMTLADSDVPEKSVSHELTTYPKELLSSPADTATAAVTVRPGGAALVEEGRDAPAASVLPRGADRWTRALDDLVARQDLTVGFAALALVIAVVLGAMHAVAPGHGKTIMAATAAARGGKARMKDVLPLAASVTVTHTLGVVALGLLVTAGSAAAPSVIAWLGLASGTLVLFAGATLARRAWRGRGPDAPHGHDHDHPHPHGDGHGHDHPHPHEPAKTPARQLALVGATTPHTHAHHDAGHGNGHDHGNGHDHGQEHEHGHDHALPHGHDHGRPHTHGGHTHSHGGRTHTHAVAPTLRGTLLLGFAGGMVPSPSAVVVLVGAAALGHAWFGLLLVVAYGVGLALTLTAAGFAVVRLGAGATRLLERQPRWTSHPAVTLVRRNMPLWSAFLVVALGAGLVLKGAASVLG, encoded by the coding sequence GTGATCTCACGTCGTCTGTTCGCCTCCTGCGCGGCCGTGTTCACGGCCGGGTGCGCGCTCGTGCTGGTTCCTTCCGCCGCCGCGAGCGCGCACCCCCTCGGCAACTTCACCGTCAACCGCTACGACGGTCTCGTCGCCGCCCCCGGGCAGTTGCGCGTCGACCACGTCGAGGACCTCGCCGAGATCCCGGCGACCCAGGCCAAGCCCGACATCGAGCGGCTGGGGATGGACGCCTGGGCGCGGGAGCGCTGCGCCACCGCCGCGGCCGGCAGCAGACTCACCGTCGACGGCCGGGGCGTCCCGCTCACGGCGGGCGCGAGCAAGGCGGTCGTACGGCCCGGTCAGGCGGGCCTCGACACGCTGCGCGTCGAGTGCCGGCTGACGGCCCCGCTGCCCGACGGGAGCACCGTCGCCGTCGCCTTCCACAGCGAGGGCGCCTCCACCGGACCCGGCTGGCGTGAGATCACCGCGCGCGGCGACCGGATGACGCTCGCCGACTCCGACGTTCCGGAGAAGTCGGTCTCACATGAACTGACCACCTATCCGAAGGAGTTGTTGTCCTCGCCGGCGGACACCGCGACCGCGGCCGTGACGGTGCGGCCCGGCGGCGCGGCTCTCGTCGAGGAGGGCCGGGACGCGCCGGCCGCGTCGGTGCTGCCCCGCGGCGCCGACCGCTGGACCCGGGCGCTGGACGACCTGGTCGCCCGGCAGGACCTCACCGTCGGCTTCGCCGCGCTGGCCCTGGTGATCGCCGTCGTCCTCGGCGCGATGCACGCCGTCGCGCCCGGCCACGGCAAGACCATCATGGCGGCGACGGCGGCCGCCCGGGGCGGCAAGGCACGGATGAAGGACGTCCTGCCGCTCGCCGCCTCCGTCACCGTCACGCACACCCTGGGCGTCGTCGCGCTCGGCCTGCTCGTCACCGCCGGTTCGGCCGCGGCGCCCTCGGTGATCGCCTGGCTGGGGCTGGCGAGCGGGACGCTGGTGCTCTTCGCCGGCGCGACCCTCGCCCGCCGCGCCTGGCGCGGCCGCGGCCCGGACGCCCCGCACGGCCACGACCACGACCACCCGCACCCGCACGGCGACGGTCACGGTCACGACCACCCGCATCCCCACGAGCCCGCGAAGACCCCCGCGCGTCAACTCGCCCTCGTCGGGGCCACCACCCCGCACACCCATGCCCATCACGACGCCGGCCACGGGAACGGTCACGACCACGGGAACGGTCACGACCACGGGCAGGAACACGAGCACGGCCACGACCACGCCCTGCCGCACGGCCACGACCACGGCCGTCCGCACACTCACGGGGGCCACACGCACTCGCACGGTGGCCGCACCCACACCCACGCCGTCGCCCCCACCCTCCGCGGGACGCTCCTCCTCGGGTTCGCCGGAGGCATGGTGCCCAGTCCGTCCGCCGTGGTCGTGCTGGTCGGTGCCGCCGCGCTCGGCCACGCCTGGTTCGGGCTGCTGCTCGTCGTCGCGTACGGCGTCGGGCTCGCGCTGACCCTGACCGCCGCCGGGTTCGCCGTCGTCCGGCTGGGCGCCGGGGCGACCCGCCTGCTGGAGCGGCAGCCGCGCTGGACGAGCCACCCTGCCGTGACCCTCGTCCGCCGCAACATGCCCCTGTGGTCCGCGTTCCTCGTGGTGGCCCTGGGCGCCGGACTGGTGCTCAAGGGGGCCGCATCCGTACTCGGCTGA
- a CDS encoding tetratricopeptide repeat protein: MSPRTNDGEREQPGQPDAGRPAPQARRPEPATGGPTPEPEARRATSGDDAPETGTRITGSVSDAEAVSDAEAETRDSDEPTEARASGEAAEGREPRDPAVGRDSDDRTEAREAAGGRELALPAQPEPAPVAGDERVAAVRRVGEAGRRWRAVHLGACAAMLAVALTAGAVALGAVHEQRGVPVAAAAAVSPGLLAGGDLDASITALQTHLRAQPRDFGGWATLGLAYVEQARTKGDPSRYPQAEQALGRSLALRADNDQALAGRAALAAARHDFAGALSFADRTLKQNPYNERALSSRIDALVELGRYDDADAAVRTADQRRPGVPVFTRYAYVHELRGDVTTARRVLDRALAASSSPGDIAYVAAQLGQLAWNQGDYATALTHYARALAADENYLPALEGRARAQAASGRQAEAVKGLELIVARYPLPGPLVELGELYEARGRAGDAAKAADQYALVDAWTAIARANGVNADLDTALAAADHGDRATALRAARDDWSRRHTVHTADALAWALHVNGKDAEALPYARQATATGYRNASFLYHLGVIEKATGHPQDARTHLSAALKLNPGFSALGAREARTALKSLEATK, translated from the coding sequence ATGTCCCCGCGGACGAACGACGGCGAGCGCGAGCAGCCCGGGCAACCGGATGCCGGCCGGCCGGCACCTCAAGCACGGCGACCGGAGCCCGCCACGGGCGGGCCGACGCCGGAGCCGGAGGCCCGGCGCGCCACGAGCGGGGACGACGCGCCGGAGACCGGGACCCGGATCACCGGCTCCGTCTCCGACGCCGAAGCCGTATCCGACGCCGAAGCCGAAACGCGCGACTCCGACGAGCCCACCGAGGCCCGCGCGTCCGGCGAGGCCGCTGAAGGCCGGGAGCCCCGCGACCCCGCCGTAGGCCGCGACTCCGACGATCGCACCGAAGCCCGCGAAGCCGCCGGAGGCCGCGAGCTCGCCCTCCCGGCGCAGCCGGAGCCGGCGCCGGTCGCCGGGGACGAGCGGGTCGCCGCCGTGCGGCGGGTGGGCGAGGCGGGCCGTCGCTGGCGGGCCGTGCACCTCGGGGCGTGCGCCGCCATGCTGGCCGTCGCGCTCACCGCCGGGGCGGTCGCGCTCGGGGCGGTGCACGAACAGCGCGGGGTGCCCGTGGCGGCGGCCGCGGCGGTCTCCCCCGGGCTGCTCGCCGGCGGCGACCTCGACGCGAGCATCACCGCCCTTCAGACGCATCTGCGCGCCCAGCCGCGCGACTTCGGCGGCTGGGCCACCCTCGGGCTCGCCTACGTCGAGCAGGCCCGCACCAAGGGCGACCCCTCCCGCTATCCGCAGGCCGAGCAGGCCCTCGGGCGGTCCCTGGCCCTGCGCGCCGACAACGACCAGGCCCTGGCCGGCCGGGCCGCCCTCGCCGCCGCGCGCCACGACTTCGCCGGCGCCCTGTCCTTCGCCGACCGGACGCTGAAGCAGAACCCCTACAACGAACGCGCCCTGAGCTCCCGGATCGACGCCCTGGTCGAGCTCGGCCGCTACGACGACGCCGACGCCGCGGTCCGCACGGCCGACCAACGGCGGCCCGGAGTACCGGTGTTCACCCGTTACGCCTACGTCCACGAGCTGCGCGGCGACGTCACCACCGCCCGCCGTGTCCTGGACCGGGCGCTGGCCGCGTCCAGTTCGCCCGGCGACATCGCCTACGTCGCCGCCCAGCTCGGCCAACTCGCCTGGAACCAGGGCGACTACGCCACCGCGCTCACCCACTACGCCCGCGCCCTCGCCGCCGACGAGAACTACCTCCCCGCGCTGGAGGGCCGCGCCCGCGCCCAGGCGGCGAGCGGACGGCAGGCGGAGGCCGTCAAGGGACTGGAGCTCATCGTCGCCCGCTATCCGCTGCCCGGCCCGCTGGTCGAGCTCGGGGAACTGTACGAGGCCCGGGGCCGGGCCGGGGACGCGGCGAAGGCCGCCGACCAGTACGCCCTGGTCGACGCCTGGACCGCCATCGCCCGCGCCAACGGCGTCAACGCCGACCTCGACACCGCGCTCGCCGCCGCCGATCACGGCGACCGGGCCACGGCCCTGCGGGCGGCCCGCGACGACTGGTCCCGCCGGCACACCGTGCACACCGCGGACGCGCTCGCCTGGGCGCTGCACGTCAACGGCAAGGACGCCGAGGCCCTCCCCTACGCCCGTCAGGCCACGGCCACCGGCTACCGCAACGCGTCCTTCCTCTACCACCTCGGTGTGATCGAGAAGGCGACCGGCCATCCGCAGGACGCCCGTACCCACCTCTCCGCCGCCCTGAAGCTGAACCCCGGCTTCTCCGCTCTGGGCGCCCGCGAGGCCCGTACGGCGCTCAAGTCGCTGGAGGCGACCAAGTGA
- a CDS encoding SGNH/GDSL hydrolase family protein, with product MRRSRLVVFVSSVLLAAGAALTGAAPAQASQLAATGGYVALGDSYSSGVGAGGYIGSSGSCKRSTKAYPYLWNAAHAPSSFTFAACSGARTGDVLANQLGGLNASTGLVTVTVGGNDAGFADVMTTCVTSSDSTCLSRINTARAYVDSTLPGKLDTVYASIRDRAPNARVVVIGYPRFYRLGTVCLGLSEAKRSAINGAADYLDAATARRAAAHGFVFGDVRGSFGGHEICSGSSWLHSLNLLNIGESYHPTASGQAGGYLPVLNSVA from the coding sequence ATGAGACGTTCCCGACTTGTCGTATTCGTCAGCTCAGTCCTCCTCGCCGCCGGCGCCGCCCTCACCGGGGCGGCCCCCGCGCAGGCATCCCAACTCGCCGCCACGGGCGGCTACGTGGCGCTCGGCGACTCCTACTCCTCCGGCGTCGGAGCGGGCGGCTACATCGGCTCCAGCGGCAGCTGCAAGCGCAGCACCAAGGCGTACCCCTACCTCTGGAACGCCGCCCACGCCCCGTCCTCGTTCACCTTCGCGGCCTGTTCAGGCGCTCGTACGGGTGATGTTCTGGCCAACCAGCTCGGCGGCCTGAACGCCTCCACCGGCCTGGTGACCGTCACCGTCGGCGGCAACGACGCGGGCTTCGCCGACGTCATGACGACCTGCGTCACCAGCTCCGACAGCACCTGCCTGTCCCGCATCAACACCGCCAGGGCGTACGTCGACTCCACGCTCCCCGGCAAACTCGACACCGTCTACGCGTCGATCCGCGACAGGGCCCCGAACGCGCGCGTCGTCGTCATCGGCTACCCGCGCTTCTACCGGCTCGGCACGGTCTGCCTGGGACTGTCCGAGGCGAAGCGCTCCGCCATCAACGGCGCCGCCGACTACCTGGACGCCGCCACCGCGCGGCGCGCCGCCGCGCACGGCTTCGTCTTCGGCGACGTCCGCGGCTCGTTCGGCGGCCACGAGATCTGCTCCGGCAGCTCCTGGCTGCACAGCCTCAACCTGCTCAACATCGGCGAGTCCTACCACCCGACCGCGTCCGGTCAGGCGGGCGGCTATCTGCCGGTTCTGAACAGCGTGGCCTGA
- a CDS encoding DUF4331 domain-containing protein — MTAISRSGNGRRSVATLICGALAAGGLAAAGAATLAPGAAYASSHREAPLISGTPQYDNTDVYAFVSPDHADTTTIVANWIPFEEPAGGPNFFPFAEDAQYDLHIDNNGDAKEDLTFRYTFKTHVKNKKTFLYNTGAVDSLYDPDLNVTQTYDLELLKLKKGKVQHKTKIADDVPVAPSNVGKASMPNYKKLRDQAIYKLPNGAKTFAGQADDPFFLDLRVFDLLYGGDLSEVGNDTLKGYNVNSIALQVPSDMITEGKHQPIVGVWSTTQRENAEGYYTQVSRLGSPLVNEVVNPIKDKDRFNASQPKDDGQFLKNVTNPELPKLIEAIYKIKAPAEPRNDLVDVFLKGVKGLNQPPYVTPSEELRLNTSIKPTASPKRLGVLDGDNAGFPNGRRLTDDVIDASLQVVEGELVGSKNDLGDAVDKNDKSFEKAFPYVALPTEGSRGASAKSGADVRSQLGDALTGSESNTALIASSAGAGAAGILLIGGGLMWWRGRRRAY; from the coding sequence ATGACAGCTATCTCCAGGAGCGGCAACGGACGCAGGAGCGTCGCGACCCTCATATGCGGTGCGTTGGCCGCCGGGGGGCTCGCAGCCGCCGGCGCCGCCACGCTGGCACCGGGGGCCGCCTACGCGTCCAGCCACCGTGAGGCTCCTCTCATCTCGGGGACTCCGCAGTACGACAACACGGACGTGTACGCGTTCGTCAGTCCCGACCACGCGGACACCACGACGATCGTCGCCAACTGGATCCCGTTCGAGGAGCCGGCCGGCGGGCCGAACTTCTTCCCGTTCGCCGAGGACGCCCAGTACGACCTGCACATCGACAACAACGGTGACGCGAAGGAGGACCTGACCTTCCGTTACACGTTCAAGACGCACGTGAAGAACAAGAAGACGTTCCTCTACAACACGGGCGCCGTCGACAGTCTGTACGACCCCGACCTGAACGTCACGCAGACCTACGACCTCGAGCTGCTCAAGCTGAAGAAGGGGAAGGTCCAGCACAAGACGAAGATCGCGGACGATGTGCCGGTGGCGCCGTCGAACGTGGGCAAGGCGTCGATGCCGAACTACAAGAAGCTGCGCGACCAGGCGATCTACAAGCTTCCCAACGGCGCGAAGACCTTCGCCGGCCAGGCCGACGACCCGTTCTTCCTGGACCTGCGCGTCTTCGACCTGCTGTACGGCGGTGACCTCTCCGAGGTCGGCAACGACACGCTCAAGGGCTACAACGTCAACTCGATCGCGCTGCAGGTCCCGAGCGACATGATCACCGAGGGCAAGCACCAGCCGATCGTCGGCGTCTGGTCGACCACCCAGCGCGAGAACGCCGAGGGCTACTACACGCAGGTCTCCCGCCTGGGCAGCCCGCTGGTCAACGAGGTCGTCAACCCGATCAAGGACAAGGACCGGTTCAACGCGTCCCAGCCGAAGGACGACGGCCAGTTCCTGAAGAACGTCACCAACCCCGAGCTGCCCAAGCTCATCGAGGCGATCTACAAGATCAAGGCGCCGGCCGAGCCGCGCAACGACCTCGTCGACGTGTTCCTGAAGGGCGTCAAGGGCCTCAACCAGCCGCCCTACGTGACGCCTTCGGAGGAACTGCGCCTCAACACCTCCATCAAGCCGACCGCCAGCCCCAAGCGGCTCGGCGTCCTGGACGGCGACAACGCGGGCTTCCCGAACGGCCGTCGCCTCACCGACGACGTCATCGACGCCTCCCTGCAGGTCGTCGAGGGTGAACTGGTCGGCTCCAAGAACGACCTGGGCGACGCCGTCGACAAGAACGACAAGAGCTTCGAGAAGGCGTTCCCGTACGTGGCCCTGCCGACCGAGGGCTCGCGCGGCGCGTCCGCCAAGAGCGGCGCCGACGTCCGCAGCCAGCTCGGCGACGCACTGACCGGCTCGGAGAGCAACACCGCGCTGATCGCCTCCTCCGCGGGCGCGGGTGCGGCGGGCATCCTCCTCATCGGCGGCGGCCTGATGTGGTGGCGCGGGCGGCGCAGGGCCTACTAG